The Heliangelus exortis chromosome 10, bHelExo1.hap1, whole genome shotgun sequence genome includes a window with the following:
- the SPON2 gene encoding spondin-2 has translation MVFANLESRKITIIVGPKGLSSGINSKAPTVFSCRPTQLPAKAGALPLPELQRKHLEMENLMFVYYSCKVIWTLLATILGYASSLPVGDDSICTAEELAKYSIIFTGKWSQTAFPKQYPLYRPPAQWSSMLGVTHSSDYSMWKKNEYASNGVRDFAEKGEAWGLMKEIEEAGEKIQSVHGIFSAPAISSGTGQTSTELEVHPRHPLVSFVVRIVPSPDWFVGIDSLNLCEGEHWLEEVSVDLYPYDAGTDSGFTFSSPNFATIPQDTVTEITCSSPSHPANSFYYPKLKNLPPIAQVTIMKLKKHIQLGLSAPFINPPAKSNEIIDTVSETPLDCEVSQWSSWGLCRGLCRKTGTKIRTRFVLLHPANNGMPCPNLDEETGCEPENCV, from the exons ATGGTTTTTGCAAACCTGGAAAGTCGAAAGATTACAATAATTGTTGGACCAAAGGGACTCTCTTCAGGCATAAATAGCAAGGCTCCTACTGTCTTCTCTTGCAGACCAACTCAGCTGCCAGCAAAAGCAGGTGCTCTCCCCCTGCCAGAGCTTCAGAGGAAACATTTA gaaatggaaaaccTGATGTTTGTCTACTACTCCTGTAAAGTTATCTGGACATTACTTGCAACAATATTAGGTTATGCCAGCAGCTTGCCTGTGGGTGATGATTCTATTTGCACAGCAGAGGAACTTGCTAAGTACAGTATAATCTTCACAGGGAAATGGAGTCAGACTGCTTTCCCTAAGCAGTATCCACTCTACAGGCCCCCAGCACAGTGGTCCTCAATGTTAG GTGTTACTCATAGTTCTGACTAcagcatgtggaaaaaaaatgaatatgcCAGCAATGGTGTACGTGATTTTGCTGAAAAGGGTGAAGCATGGGGATTAatgaaagaaatagaagaagCTGGAGAGAAAATTCAGAGTGTACATGGAAtcttctctgctcctgccatTTCCAGTGGTACAGGACAAACCTCCACTGAACTAGAAGTGCATCCAAGACATCCCTTA gTTTCCTTTGTTGTACGAATTGTTCCAAGCCCTGACTGGTTCGTGGGCATTGACAGTCTGAACCTCTGTGAAGGAGAGCATTGGCTGGAAGAAGTATCAGTAGATCTATATCCATATGATGCTGGAACTGACAGTGGTTTCACATTTTCCTCCCCAAACTTTGCCACTATTCCACAGGACACAGTTACAGAG atCACTTGTTCCTCTCCAAGTCACCCAGCAAACTCATTTTATTACCCCAAACTCAAAAATTTGCCACCTATTGCTCAAGTAACAATAATGAAGTTAAAGAAACACATTCAGCTGGGGCTTTCTGCACCTTTTATTAATCCTCCAGCtaaaagcaatgaaataatAGACACTGTCTCAG AAACACCACTGGACTGTGAGGTTTCCCAATGGTCTTCCTGGGGTCTCTGTAGAGGTCTTTGCAGAAAAACAGGGACCAAGATCAGAACTCGTTTTGTGCTTCTTCACCCTGCCAATAATGGGATGCCTTGTCCAAATCTGGATGAAGAAACAGGATGTGAACCAGAGAATTGtgtctga
- the LOC139800376 gene encoding transmembrane emp24 domain-containing protein 11-like codes for MKSQLTGFLMNFWISFSFALYFHIGEREEKCIIEDVPSDTLVIGKYKVQRWDVHTHGFLESAPGLGMFVTVSNPYAEVLMSKLYGPQGTFSFTSEISGEHIICLQSNSTRFIAFAGSKLRIHLDIRVGEHFFDESAVQAKDKVNEINLRLEHLIEQIHHISKEQNYEREREEKFRKTSEETNSNILWWAIVQTLILISIGVWQIKSLRDFFISKKLV; via the exons ATGAAAAGCCAATTAACAGGATTTCTTATGAacttctggatttctttttcatttgctttatattttcacattggagaaagagaagagaaatgtaTAATTGAAGATGTTCCCAGTGACACGTTGGTAATTG GGAAGTACAAGGTACAACGCTGGGATGTGCATACCCATGGTTTTCTTGAATCTGCTCCTGGTTTGGGAATGTTTGTGACTGTCTCAAATCCTTATGCTGAG GTACTCATGTCAAAACTGTATGGGCCCCaaggaacattttcttttacatctGAAATATCTGGGGAGCATATTATCTGTTTACAGTCTAACTCCACAAGATTTATTGCATTTGCAGGAAGTAAACTG cgTATCCATTTGGACATTAGAGTTGGAGAACATTTTTTTGATGAATCAGCTGTTCAAGCCAAAGACAAAGTGAATGAAATTAACCTTAGACTAGAACATCTAATTGAGCAAATTCATCACATatccaaagaacaaaactaTGAAAGA gaGCGTGAAGAAAAATTTCGGAAGACAAGTGAAGAAACCAACAGCAATATTTTGTGGTGGGCTATTGTACAAACACTGATCCTCATCTCCATTGGAGTCTGGCAAATCAAATCTCTCAGAGATTTCTTTATATCTAAGAAGCTTGTGTAG
- the RNF212 gene encoding probable E3 SUMO-protein ligase RNF212: MAVPVFCNACFCEPRKPTPRFSLTSCGHVICEICLQKGKKDECLICRTPCRTLFLSKQTNPDIQSLFMGIDTLCKKYSKEITQISEFQEKHRKHLLAYQRQKTAKLEESLKKVTQQMHQIQCMKPPEQTTQLPFSSTSRNRLSIPSRKQNGYSSYSLHPSHPSTSEITESMEIDPLPSPIRKPETPTGPARLSVITPPQDGRMGSVSYRSSQSSGIMSSQNSRAGSTRSTPMRLPYNGCSLTPSSGSQSSRRASWAISDFRTPQLYPFTSPSPQSSLPRHPITISGLLQRQHLGKYILENKISYF, encoded by the exons aTGGCCGTCCCGGTCTTCTGCAATGCGTGCTTCTGCGAGCCCCGCAAGCCTACCCCCCGATTCAGCCTCACAAGCTGTGGCCATGTTATCTGTGAGATCTGTCTGCAGAAAG GCAAAAAAGATGAATGTTTGATCTGTAGAACTCCTTGTCGTACATTATTCCTCTCAAAACAG ACAAATCCTGATATTCAATCACTGTTCATGGGAATAGATACGTTATGCAAGAaatattcaaaagaaataaCACAG atttcagaatttcaagaaaaacatcGTAAACATTTATTAGCATACCAAAGACAAAAG ACTGCAAAGTTGGAAGAATCTCTCAAGAAAGTAACACAACAAATGCATCAGATACAATG CATGAAACCTCCTGAACAAACTACACAATTACCATTTTCCAGTACAAGTAGAAATCGACTTTCCA TTCCttcaagaaaacagaatggTTATTCTTCATATTCTCTTCATCCTAGCCATCCTTCCACTTCAGAAAT AACTGAGTCAATGGAGATTGATCCTCTACCATCACCAATAAGGAAG CCTGAGACACCAACTGGTCCAGCAAGATTATCTGTAATAACTCCACCACAAGATGGACGTATGG GAAGTGTGTCCTACAGGAGTTCTCAGTCATCTGGAATAATGTCAAGTcaaaacagcagagcaggatcTACAAG ATCCACACCTATGAGACTGCCATATAATGGATGTTCACTTACACCATCATCTGGatcacaaagcagcagaagagcatCATGGGCAATTTCTGATTTCAGAACCCCTCAGTTGTATCCATTTACATCACCTTCCCCACAGTCATCCTTACCAAGACATCCAATCACCATCTCTGGACTTCTGCAAAGACAACATCTAGGCAagtatattttagaaaataagatttcatacttctga